One genomic region from Halorussus rarus encodes:
- a CDS encoding GNAT family N-acetyltransferase has translation MPGPTFLDGDRVTLRVPDESDVDFLLDHENDPDVRATRSVTAPSGPDDVRRRLGGTLGRRDDTLALVVFADGDRVGQVYLIREKPNDATYRRAELAYWVAPAAQGNGYATDAARTVLGHGVDRLGLHKVTAKSFASNEASVRVLEKLGFEREGVFREEAYVDGEFVDLLRFGLLAEEWRA, from the coding sequence ATGCCCGGACCGACGTTCCTCGACGGCGACCGCGTGACGCTTCGCGTCCCCGACGAGTCCGACGTGGACTTCCTGCTCGATCACGAGAACGACCCCGACGTGCGCGCGACGCGGAGCGTCACCGCGCCGTCGGGTCCCGACGACGTCCGCCGCCGACTCGGCGGCACGCTCGGCCGGAGGGACGACACCCTCGCGCTTGTGGTCTTCGCCGACGGCGACAGGGTCGGCCAGGTCTACCTCATCCGAGAGAAGCCCAACGACGCGACATACCGGCGGGCGGAGCTCGCCTACTGGGTCGCGCCCGCCGCGCAAGGCAACGGCTACGCCACCGACGCGGCCCGGACGGTCCTCGGCCACGGGGTCGACCGCCTCGGCCTCCACAAGGTGACCGCGAAGTCGTTCGCATCCAACGAGGCGTCGGTCCGTGTGCTGGAGAAACTGGGATTCGAGCGGGAAGGCGTCTTCCGCGAGGAGGCGTACGTCGACGGCGAGTTCGTCGATCTGCTCCGGTTCGGACTGCTGGCAGAAGAGTGGCGAGCGTAG
- a CDS encoding DUF7344 domain-containing protein, producing MMLGAVTSRVSDWSPLSGPAPEPEVTFDEAFQLLRNSRRRHVAEYLADLEPGETVSVGELTIYIASLEFDVEPDIVSARQKKTVRSALHQTHLPKLDEMGVIEYDQRASEVTRSSDVEALTAVIASAREQFPVGEYR from the coding sequence ATGATGCTCGGCGCCGTGACGAGCCGAGTGTCCGACTGGTCGCCGCTGAGTGGTCCGGCGCCGGAACCCGAGGTGACGTTCGACGAGGCGTTCCAGCTGCTCCGGAACAGTCGGCGCCGGCACGTCGCGGAGTACCTGGCGGACTTGGAGCCGGGCGAGACGGTGAGCGTCGGTGAGCTCACCATCTACATCGCCTCGCTGGAGTTCGACGTCGAGCCGGACATTGTCTCGGCCCGTCAGAAGAAGACGGTCCGGTCGGCGCTCCACCAGACGCACCTACCGAAGCTGGACGAGATGGGCGTCATCGAGTACGACCAGCGGGCGAGCGAGGTGACGCGGTCGTCGGACGTCGAGGCGCTGACGGCGGTCATCGCGTCGGCGCGCGAGCAGTTCCCCGTGGGAGAGTACCGATGA
- the ilvD gene encoding dihydroxy-acid dehydratase: protein MSEKPADLPSTEVTEGVERAPHRSMFRAMGYDDEDLSSPMVGVANPAADITPCNVHLDDVAASAYDGVDDAGGMPIEFGTITISDAISMGTEGMRASLISREVIADSVELVAFGERMDGLVTVAGCDKNLPGMMMAAIRTDLPSVFLYGGSIMPGEHEGREVTVQNVFEGVGAVAEGEMSEEELDDLERHACPGAGSCGGMFTANTMASVSEALGLAPLGSAGAPAEFDERYEVAERAGELALDCIENDRRPSDILEKRSFENAIALQVAVGGSTNGVLHLLALAAEAGIGLDIGEFDEISRRTPKIANLQPGGERVMYDLYRQGGVPVIIRRLVEAGLFDGDAMTVTGRTISEELEHLDLPDDDEVDAEFIRPVDDPFHEEGAIKILRGNLAPDGAVLKVTGEDDFHHEGPARVFENEEDAMKYVQEGHIESGDVIVIRNEGPRGGPGMREMLGVTSAVVGAGHEDDVAMVTDGRFSGATRGPMIGHVAPESFSGGPIAAVEDGDRVTIDIPDRTLDAELSDDEIESRLDARDDPEPAYQNGVLAKYGATFGSAANGAVTNPGVRRNGE, encoded by the coding sequence ACGCCGTGCAACGTCCACCTCGACGACGTGGCCGCGTCGGCGTACGACGGCGTCGACGACGCGGGCGGGATGCCCATCGAGTTCGGCACCATCACCATCTCCGACGCTATCTCGATGGGGACCGAGGGGATGCGGGCCTCGCTGATTTCGCGGGAGGTCATCGCCGACTCGGTCGAACTGGTCGCGTTCGGCGAGCGCATGGACGGCCTCGTCACGGTGGCGGGCTGCGACAAGAATCTGCCGGGGATGATGATGGCCGCCATCCGGACCGACCTCCCGTCGGTCTTCCTCTACGGCGGGTCCATCATGCCCGGCGAGCACGAGGGGAGGGAGGTCACCGTCCAGAACGTCTTCGAGGGCGTCGGCGCGGTCGCAGAAGGCGAGATGAGCGAGGAGGAACTCGACGACCTCGAGCGCCACGCCTGCCCCGGCGCGGGCTCCTGCGGCGGGATGTTCACCGCGAACACGATGGCGTCGGTCTCGGAGGCGCTGGGCCTCGCGCCGCTCGGGAGCGCGGGCGCGCCCGCCGAGTTCGACGAGCGCTACGAGGTCGCCGAGCGCGCCGGCGAGCTCGCGCTCGACTGCATCGAGAACGACCGCAGGCCCTCCGACATCCTCGAGAAGCGGTCGTTCGAGAACGCCATCGCGCTCCAGGTCGCCGTCGGCGGGTCGACCAACGGCGTGCTCCACCTGCTCGCGCTGGCCGCCGAGGCCGGAATCGGCCTCGACATCGGCGAGTTCGACGAAATCTCCCGTCGGACGCCCAAGATAGCCAACCTCCAGCCCGGCGGCGAGCGCGTGATGTACGACCTCTACCGGCAGGGCGGCGTCCCGGTCATCATCCGGCGGCTCGTCGAGGCGGGGCTGTTCGACGGCGACGCGATGACGGTCACGGGCCGGACGATCTCTGAGGAACTGGAACACCTCGACCTGCCCGACGACGACGAGGTCGACGCGGAGTTCATCCGGCCGGTCGACGACCCCTTCCACGAGGAGGGCGCCATCAAGATCCTCCGGGGCAACCTGGCGCCCGACGGCGCGGTCCTGAAGGTCACCGGCGAGGACGACTTCCACCACGAGGGGCCGGCCCGGGTCTTCGAGAACGAGGAGGACGCGATGAAGTACGTCCAGGAGGGTCACATCGAGTCGGGCGACGTCATCGTCATCCGGAACGAGGGCCCCCGCGGCGGCCCCGGCATGCGCGAGATGCTCGGGGTCACCTCCGCGGTCGTCGGCGCGGGCCACGAGGACGACGTGGCGATGGTGACCGACGGTCGGTTCTCGGGCGCGACCCGCGGGCCGATGATCGGCCACGTGGCGCCGGAGTCGTTCTCGGGCGGTCCCATCGCGGCGGTGGAGGACGGCGACCGCGTCACCATCGACATCCCCGACCGGACCCTGGACGCGGAGCTCTCGGACGACGAGATCGAGTCGCGCCTCGACGCCCGCGACGACCCGGAGCCGGCCTACCAGAACGGCGTACTGGCGAAGTACGGCGCGACGTTCGGGTCGGCCGCGAACGGCGCGGTGACGAACCCGGGCGTGCGGCGGAACGGGGAGTAG
- a CDS encoding J domain-containing protein: MTGLDWPKGFERTDPAERTRNNHYGTTLRESIDDLETELERMDVGDWNLSTAALHQSQNPKYPYADASPDDPGAVVRWTMNGKQFAVACDAYSRLRDNVRTLYLYVHEKRKMEQRPVETGASEFANARLPSGDSELVVDEQPPHMVLGVDRNATPDEVRRAFRQQVQERHPDHGGSEAEFRRVKNAKEAMLDE, encoded by the coding sequence GTGACGGGTCTCGATTGGCCGAAGGGGTTCGAGCGGACCGACCCCGCCGAGCGGACGCGGAACAACCACTACGGCACGACTCTCCGGGAGTCCATCGATGACCTCGAGACAGAGCTTGAGCGAATGGACGTCGGAGACTGGAATCTCTCGACGGCGGCGCTTCACCAGTCGCAGAACCCGAAGTACCCCTACGCCGACGCCTCGCCGGACGACCCCGGTGCGGTCGTCCGCTGGACGATGAACGGGAAGCAGTTCGCGGTTGCCTGCGACGCTTACTCGCGACTCCGCGACAACGTCCGGACGCTCTACCTCTACGTCCACGAGAAGCGCAAGATGGAGCAGCGTCCGGTCGAGACCGGTGCATCCGAGTTCGCCAACGCACGACTCCCCTCCGGTGACTCCGAGCTCGTTGTCGACGAACAGCCGCCCCACATGGTGTTGGGCGTCGACCGGAATGCTACTCCCGATGAGGTTCGGCGAGCGTTCCGCCAGCAGGTTCAGGAGAGACACCCCGATCACGGCGGCAGCGAGGCAGAGTTCCGCCGGGTGAAGAACGCCAAGGAGGCGATGCTGGATGAGTGA
- a CDS encoding tyrosine-type recombinase/integrase, translating into MSEDDLQPLGPREAMEMWLERQRSEKAAESVKSYGYRINQFVEWCEREDIENLNELDGRDLFRFDTHRRGQDLSITTLNNQLGTLRLFLAFCEDIEAVERGVAASLDVPELSKAERANEEKLPAARADTIMEQLERYEWASTDHALFVTAWRTGCRLGALRALDVQDCYLDKSDLERLAHEEDLDEAGLFKTPDQNDVESLLDEVSVPFIFFRHRPETETPLKNKEEGERPVSLNGDLAEILRDYIEVNRPNVTDDYGRRPLFASKKGNGRFTKGAIRRRFYIKTQPCRYGTCPHDRDPDDCEALEHGREQRCPSARSPHKIRTGSITWHRDCDWPPEALAEKVNATPETIRAHYDHPEKLRRMESRRSYLDDLE; encoded by the coding sequence ATGAGTGAGGACGATCTCCAACCCCTCGGCCCCCGAGAGGCGATGGAGATGTGGCTCGAACGTCAGCGGTCGGAGAAGGCGGCCGAGTCCGTCAAGAGCTACGGATACCGCATCAACCAGTTCGTCGAGTGGTGCGAGCGCGAGGACATCGAGAACCTGAACGAGCTCGACGGTCGCGACCTCTTCCGCTTCGACACGCATCGGCGTGGTCAGGACCTCAGCATCACGACGCTGAACAACCAACTCGGGACGCTCCGGTTGTTCCTCGCGTTCTGCGAGGACATCGAAGCAGTTGAGAGAGGTGTCGCGGCGAGCCTCGACGTGCCGGAACTTTCGAAGGCCGAGCGCGCGAACGAGGAGAAGCTCCCGGCGGCCCGTGCGGACACGATAATGGAGCAACTGGAGCGCTACGAGTGGGCCAGCACCGACCACGCCCTGTTCGTCACGGCGTGGCGGACGGGCTGCCGCCTTGGGGCGCTCCGAGCGCTCGACGTCCAGGACTGCTATCTCGATAAGAGTGACCTCGAACGCCTCGCCCACGAGGAGGACCTCGACGAGGCGGGCCTGTTCAAGACCCCCGACCAGAACGACGTGGAGTCCCTCTTGGACGAGGTGAGCGTCCCGTTCATCTTCTTCCGGCATCGCCCGGAGACTGAGACGCCGCTGAAGAACAAAGAGGAGGGCGAACGTCCAGTCTCGCTGAACGGCGACCTTGCTGAAATTCTCCGGGACTACATCGAGGTGAACCGGCCGAACGTCACCGACGACTACGGCCGTCGACCACTGTTCGCGTCGAAGAAGGGCAATGGGCGATTTACGAAGGGTGCGATTCGGCGGCGGTTCTACATCAAGACCCAGCCCTGCCGGTACGGGACGTGCCCCCACGACCGCGATCCGGACGATTGCGAGGCGCTCGAGCACGGTCGCGAGCAGCGGTGTCCGTCCGCGCGGTCACCCCACAAGATCCGCACCGGATCGATCACCTGGCATCGCGATTGTGATTGGCCGCCTGAGGCGCTTGCGGAGAAGGTGAACGCGACCCCGGAGACGATTCGGGCGCACTACGACCACCCCGAGAAGCTTCGCCGGATGGAGTCCCGCCGGAGCTACCTCGACGATCTTGAGTAA
- a CDS encoding acyl-CoA thioesterase translates to MTPRTFTHDVEVQFRDLDTRAHVNHVVYAAYFERAKERLFEEVLGVPLSEAPTVVRSLEVDYVAPIGPDRTVTAALGPIETGETSLTIEYELRDGDDVAATGRTVSVYLGEDGRPASLPTAWREALATYDSESDGE, encoded by the coding sequence GTGACTCCGCGAACGTTCACTCACGACGTCGAGGTCCAGTTCCGGGACCTCGACACCCGCGCGCACGTCAACCACGTCGTCTACGCCGCCTACTTCGAGCGGGCGAAGGAGCGCCTGTTCGAGGAGGTGCTGGGCGTCCCGCTGTCGGAGGCACCCACCGTCGTGCGGTCGCTGGAGGTCGACTACGTGGCGCCCATCGGCCCCGACCGGACCGTCACGGCGGCGCTCGGGCCCATCGAGACCGGCGAGACCAGTCTCACCATCGAGTACGAGCTCCGTGACGGCGACGACGTCGCGGCGACGGGTCGGACGGTGTCGGTCTACCTCGGCGAAGACGGTCGACCGGCGTCGCTGCCGACGGCCTGGCGGGAGGCGCTCGCGACGTACGATTCGGAGAGTGATGGGGAGTAG
- a CDS encoding DUF7835 family putative zinc beta-ribbon protein encodes MLEECDDCERETPHEVAVEIRTESERRENAEFSREPYRVSECRICGTQTTTRMNDA; translated from the coding sequence ATGCTGGAGGAGTGCGACGACTGCGAGCGTGAGACGCCGCACGAGGTGGCGGTGGAGATTCGGACCGAGAGTGAGCGCCGCGAGAACGCGGAGTTTTCGCGCGAACCGTACCGGGTTAGCGAGTGCCGTATCTGCGGGACGCAGACCACGACGAGGATGAACGATGCCTGA